A genome region from Sphaerisporangium krabiense includes the following:
- a CDS encoding alpha/beta hydrolase family protein produces the protein MTDRSRLGVATVVVLAMLGSVGYLLSPPSFDPPRLSETMGTLPAQPAAEYRPVPHDGAITTREISVPVKGATLAATIRAPRVPGRHPAVAFVQGSGSGSRQDFTTQATWLAKAGIVTLTYDKRTVGYDFRHRDFGLLADDALRMVQVLRSRGDVDPLRAGLWGVSEGSWVVPIAAAASKEIGFSVLVSSPNVSPVRQVAWALNEQLERLHAPAGVRELLTKAMGGVGFDFLRYDSVPELKRMTQPVLALYGTMDPSIPFVESMQTLTSALTAGDNRDYTIRFLGGADHAMRVNGGPYTRGYLETLANWINGLPGTARPRPATQIAGATPVQRYQASDIPQAPWYAHSAILGLALTLAAVGYVAAPVTEMVVRLRGRGPLTSAGVEVWPAVRRRLRRMAWTGVGLLASVLAFITLIVLFSVNQAGAWPAVLSGWLVVRVLALLMLVQEVTAVAAVATALREGWQPGRWQRYAMAAVLGGTALLLVTGAYYGLFGIPW, from the coding sequence GTGACCGACCGTAGCCGGTTGGGCGTCGCGACGGTGGTGGTCCTCGCGATGCTCGGCTCCGTGGGATATCTGCTCTCGCCGCCCTCGTTCGACCCTCCGCGCCTGTCCGAGACGATGGGCACGCTGCCGGCGCAGCCGGCCGCCGAGTACCGCCCCGTCCCGCACGACGGCGCCATCACCACCCGCGAGATCTCGGTCCCGGTCAAGGGCGCCACGCTCGCCGCGACGATCCGCGCGCCCCGCGTGCCGGGCCGCCATCCGGCGGTCGCCTTCGTGCAGGGCTCGGGTTCGGGGTCCCGCCAGGACTTCACCACGCAGGCCACGTGGCTGGCCAAGGCCGGCATCGTGACGCTGACCTACGACAAGCGCACGGTCGGGTACGACTTCCGCCACCGCGACTTCGGGCTGCTCGCCGACGACGCCCTGCGCATGGTCCAGGTCCTCCGCTCGCGCGGCGACGTCGACCCGCTGCGCGCGGGGCTGTGGGGGGTCAGCGAGGGGAGCTGGGTGGTGCCGATCGCGGCCGCCGCCAGCAAGGAGATCGGGTTCAGCGTCCTGGTGTCCTCCCCCAACGTCTCGCCGGTCCGGCAGGTCGCCTGGGCGCTCAACGAGCAGTTGGAGCGCCTGCACGCGCCGGCCGGGGTGCGCGAGCTGCTGACGAAGGCGATGGGCGGGGTCGGGTTCGATTTCCTGCGCTACGACAGCGTCCCGGAGCTGAAGCGGATGACGCAGCCGGTGCTGGCGCTGTACGGCACGATGGACCCCTCGATCCCCTTCGTGGAGAGCATGCAGACGCTGACCTCCGCGCTGACCGCCGGCGACAACCGCGATTACACGATCCGTTTCCTGGGCGGCGCCGACCACGCGATGCGCGTCAACGGCGGCCCGTACACCCGGGGCTACCTGGAGACGCTGGCGAACTGGATCAACGGCCTGCCCGGGACCGCGCGACCGCGGCCTGCGACGCAGATCGCCGGCGCCACGCCCGTGCAGCGGTACCAGGCCAGCGACATCCCGCAGGCGCCGTGGTACGCCCACAGCGCCATCCTGGGCCTGGCGCTGACGCTCGCCGCGGTCGGGTACGTCGCGGCGCCGGTCACCGAGATGGTCGTCCGGCTGCGCGGCAGGGGGCCGTTGACGTCGGCGGGCGTGGAGGTCTGGCCGGCCGTCCGGCGGCGGCTGCGCCGCATGGCGTGGACGGGCGTGGGCCTGCTCGCCTCGGTGCTGGCGTTCATCACGCTGATCGTGCTGTTCTCGGTGAACCAGGCGGGGGCGTGGCCCGCCGTGCTGTCCGGGTGGCTGGTCGTCCGGGTGCTCGCCCTGCTGATGCTGGTGCAGGAGGTCACCGCGGTCGCCGCGGTGGCGACGGCGCTGCGCGAGGGGTGGCAGCCGGGGCGCTGGCAGCGGTACGCGATGGCGGCCGTGCTGGGCGGGACGGCGTTGCTGCTGGTCACGGGCGCGTACTACGGGCTGTTCGGCATCCCTTGGTAG
- a CDS encoding exonuclease SbcCD subunit D gives MRVLHTSDWHLGRAFHRESLLDAQAAFVDHLLETVRSERVDVVAVAGDVYDRALPSVDAVALCNDALRRLTSAGVRTILISGNHDSARRLGFGAELIDAAGVHLRTDPARVGEPVVIGDVAFYGIPYLEPEAVRVPWELGERSHTAALRHAMGLIHADLARRGTRAVVLAHAFVSGGESSDSERDISVGGVSHVPISAFDGVDYVALGHLHGRQRMSETVRYSGSPIAYSFSEERQLKGSWLVDIGPRGLSTAEFVPAPVPRPVATLRGHLDDLLTSERWAGHEDHWLHVTLTDPRRPKAAMERLRRRFPHTLGLAFEPEGGDEAAPAAQPLAGRPEIDVALDFVRAVRGEPADADETRLLRAAVEACRLKEALV, from the coding sequence ATGCGCGTCCTGCACACCTCCGACTGGCATCTCGGGCGGGCGTTCCACCGCGAAAGCCTCCTCGACGCCCAGGCCGCCTTCGTCGACCACCTGCTCGAAACGGTCCGTTCCGAGCGCGTCGACGTGGTGGCCGTGGCCGGCGACGTGTACGACCGGGCGCTGCCCTCGGTCGACGCGGTCGCGCTCTGTAACGACGCCCTGCGGCGGCTCACCTCCGCGGGCGTCCGCACCATCCTGATCAGCGGCAACCACGACTCCGCGCGCAGGCTCGGCTTCGGCGCCGAGCTGATCGACGCCGCGGGCGTGCACCTGCGCACCGATCCCGCCCGCGTCGGCGAGCCCGTCGTCATCGGGGACGTCGCCTTCTACGGCATCCCCTACCTGGAGCCCGAGGCCGTGCGGGTCCCCTGGGAGCTCGGCGAGCGCAGCCACACGGCCGCCCTCCGGCACGCCATGGGCCTGATCCACGCCGACCTCGCCCGCCGCGGCACCCGCGCGGTGGTCCTGGCCCACGCCTTCGTCTCCGGCGGCGAGAGCAGCGACAGCGAGCGCGACATCAGCGTGGGCGGCGTCTCCCACGTCCCGATCTCCGCCTTCGACGGAGTCGACTACGTCGCGCTCGGCCACCTGCACGGCCGGCAGCGCATGAGCGAGACCGTGCGCTACTCCGGCTCGCCCATCGCCTACTCGTTCTCCGAGGAACGCCAGCTCAAGGGGTCGTGGCTGGTCGACATCGGGCCGCGGGGGCTCTCCACCGCCGAGTTCGTGCCCGCGCCCGTGCCCCGCCCGGTCGCCACGCTCCGCGGCCACCTCGACGACCTGCTGACCTCGGAGCGGTGGGCCGGCCACGAGGACCACTGGCTGCACGTCACGCTCACCGACCCGCGGCGGCCCAAGGCGGCCATGGAACGCCTGCGCCGCCGCTTCCCCCACACCCTCGGCCTCGCGTTCGAGCCGGAAGGCGGCGACGAGGCCGCGCCCGCGGCGCAGCCCCTGGCCGGGCGCCCCGAGATCGACGTCGCCCTCGACTTCGTGCGCGCCGTGCGCGGCGAGCCCGCCGACGCCGACGAGACGCGCCTCCTCCGCGCGGCCGTCGAGGCGTGCCGGCTGAAAGAGGCTCTGGTCTGA
- a CDS encoding AAA family ATPase, which produces MRLHHLRLTAFGSFPGSEEVDFDALGESGLFLVHGPTGAGKTTVLDAVCYALYGQVPGLRNSARRLRCDHAPPDRGPKVTLEVTLRGRRLRVTRSPVWERPKLRGEGVVEEKAKVLLEELPASGTPVFLSSRADEAGELIGGLLGMNADQFCQVAMLPQGDFARFLRADGEERRRLLEKLFSVKIFSDVEHWLSDHRTTAHQERQELRQRVDSVIDQMRGAAGPALLEAAASAVPAAVTPAPLEVTGAVPRAGGSPTPEAEEPAISQAEASASPNPGVLRDPREEPLEWARDLLEAAGRACAGLSGARAASEASLRSARSALEAGHELARRRRAHADAQARRDELDRAAEERSDLETILAEATRADQVAPLIQQAEQRAEDATKASRLAVEATARALPLLPSAGTAHHDVTKPTGPRPSPGDRPDSRSPAAGDRPEPEWMATLERARRDEIARLEQLVPEEARLATLRDGLAEAGARLATLADERDRTSRRLDALPGLRAQTGERLALARLAASGLPTARAAVSAATRHLDAVHRRDTAAADMSAALNDLRALLADLPGSGQNDLPARLSGPVSGDPSADPAGPSEEVGAAAREVRERLSVLERGLRDELAGLELRRADETRAAEVRGELAEIDAVLAGLDEREEALAAARDELPARLADIDERLAAVREQAALVPAAEAAWNAACAALEHAERRDAVAAELEAAEAERRITTDEAQDLRDRLQSIRQDRIEGMAAELAQGLTPGEPCAVCGSTDHPAPAVAAEAMPTVEDEQEAEALADAAQDRRQAAEGRVAVLHAQVEEAEARAGGLSADEALIAREEAESRLAGLAVAAEDEDELAEQARAVRAELDEVRDRARDVELEIAGHRTRRAALQAELDRLALGLDTARGEDASVAARRERLAEEARLLGLAIDAATRLGETAAAHQEQRAAARRDLPETLRLLDAAEASSGAARTDGTNPGAVDSDGADGGGARSGVTIPGVDAGGAESGGADVSEEVAAGLVRRGEGVLAALRAAAGEEAALAEAAARLDAELAELNDALARVGLELAAEQAKEEGLTTESERLTTRLDAARGQDATLSARLERLADEAELLRDAAEVGRHARAAATERDAAAARAESAAVEAGFAGVEDARAAMRTTSARQAMAERLRALDAEHAAVTKLLADPELAAAAAAPPPDVPALTEAFEQVEREHAERSSARDQAAARRDRLAELSTSLDATMARWRPAEERHRLAKSLAELAVGTSPDNVPHMRLSSYVLGERLRQVVDAANARLDHMSGGRYVLLYDPRKSAGDRRRAGGGLGLRVLDGWTGVDRDPATLSGGEAFMTSLALALALADVVSAEAGGVELGTLFIDEGFGTLDEDTLDGVLDILDELRDGGRAVGIVSHVGELRARVPAQLKVIKNRFGSRLAMAVPG; this is translated from the coding sequence ATGAGGCTGCACCACCTGCGGCTCACCGCCTTCGGCTCCTTCCCCGGCAGCGAGGAGGTCGACTTCGACGCGCTCGGGGAGTCCGGCCTGTTCCTGGTGCACGGCCCCACCGGCGCGGGCAAGACCACCGTCCTGGACGCCGTCTGTTACGCGCTGTACGGCCAGGTGCCCGGCCTGCGCAACAGCGCGCGCCGCCTGCGCTGCGACCACGCGCCCCCCGACCGCGGGCCGAAGGTCACCCTGGAGGTCACGCTGCGCGGCAGGCGGCTGCGCGTCACCCGTTCCCCCGTCTGGGAGCGGCCCAAGCTCAGAGGCGAAGGGGTGGTCGAAGAGAAGGCGAAGGTCCTGCTCGAAGAACTGCCCGCCTCCGGCACGCCGGTGTTCCTGTCCAGCAGGGCCGACGAGGCGGGCGAGCTCATCGGCGGCCTGCTCGGCATGAACGCCGACCAGTTCTGCCAGGTCGCGATGCTCCCGCAGGGCGACTTCGCCAGGTTCCTGCGCGCCGACGGCGAAGAGCGCCGCCGCCTGCTGGAGAAGCTGTTCTCCGTCAAGATCTTCAGTGACGTCGAGCACTGGCTGTCCGACCACCGCACGACCGCCCACCAGGAGCGCCAGGAACTCCGCCAGCGCGTCGACTCGGTCATCGACCAGATGCGCGGCGCCGCGGGCCCCGCCCTCCTGGAGGCCGCGGCCTCCGCCGTCCCCGCAGCCGTGACGCCCGCTCCGCTCGAGGTCACAGGCGCCGTCCCGCGAGCGGGCGGTTCCCCGACGCCGGAGGCCGAGGAGCCGGCCATTTCGCAGGCAGAGGCTTCCGCCTCGCCGAACCCCGGAGTCCTGCGGGATCCGCGAGAAGAGCCGCTGGAGTGGGCCCGTGATCTTCTGGAGGCCGCCGGGCGCGCCTGCGCGGGCCTCAGCGGCGCGCGGGCCGCGAGCGAGGCGTCCCTGAGGTCGGCCAGGTCCGCGCTGGAGGCCGGGCACGAGCTGGCCCGGCGCCGCCGCGCCCACGCCGACGCCCAGGCCAGGCGGGACGAGCTCGACCGCGCCGCGGAGGAACGCTCCGACCTGGAGACCATCCTCGCCGAGGCCACCCGCGCCGACCAGGTCGCGCCCCTGATCCAGCAGGCCGAGCAACGCGCCGAGGACGCCACGAAGGCATCGCGCCTGGCCGTCGAGGCCACCGCCCGTGCCCTGCCCCTGCTCCCGTCGGCCGGGACCGCTCACCATGACGTCACCAAGCCCACCGGCCCGCGCCCGTCCCCGGGTGACCGCCCTGACTCCCGGAGTCCCGCCGCGGGTGACCGGCCGGAGCCGGAGTGGATGGCCACGCTGGAGCGTGCGCGCCGGGATGAGATCGCACGGCTGGAGCAGCTCGTTCCCGAGGAGGCGCGGCTCGCCACGCTGCGGGACGGGCTGGCGGAGGCAGGCGCGCGGCTCGCGACGCTGGCGGACGAGCGGGACCGGACGAGCCGGCGGCTCGACGCGCTTCCCGGGCTTCGCGCGCAGACCGGCGAGCGCCTCGCGCTGGCCCGCCTGGCCGCCTCCGGCCTCCCCACGGCCCGCGCCGCCGTGTCCGCCGCCACCCGTCACCTCGACGCCGTCCACCGCCGCGACACCGCGGCCGCCGACATGTCCGCCGCCCTGAACGATCTCCGCGCCCTGCTCGCCGACCTGCCCGGCTCCGGACAGAACGACCTGCCGGCTCGCCTGTCCGGCCCGGTATCCGGTGACCCGTCCGCCGATCCGGCGGGGCCTTCCGAGGAGGTCGGCGCGGCGGCGCGGGAGGTGCGTGAGCGGCTGTCCGTGCTGGAGCGCGGGCTCCGGGACGAGCTGGCCGGGCTTGAGCTGCGCCGGGCCGACGAGACGCGCGCCGCCGAGGTGCGCGGCGAGCTGGCCGAGATCGACGCCGTCCTCGCGGGGCTGGACGAACGTGAGGAGGCCCTCGCCGCCGCCCGGGACGAGCTGCCGGCCCGCCTCGCCGACATCGACGAGCGCCTGGCCGCCGTACGCGAGCAGGCGGCGCTGGTCCCCGCCGCCGAGGCCGCCTGGAACGCCGCCTGCGCCGCCCTGGAGCACGCCGAGCGCCGCGACGCCGTGGCCGCGGAACTGGAGGCCGCGGAGGCCGAGCGGCGGATCACCACCGACGAGGCCCAGGACCTGCGCGACCGCCTCCAGTCCATCAGGCAGGACCGCATCGAGGGCATGGCCGCCGAGCTCGCGCAAGGGCTCACCCCGGGCGAACCCTGCGCCGTCTGCGGCTCGACCGACCACCCGGCGCCCGCGGTCGCCGCCGAGGCCATGCCGACGGTCGAGGACGAGCAGGAGGCCGAGGCGCTCGCCGACGCCGCACAGGATCGCCGCCAGGCGGCGGAGGGCCGGGTCGCGGTCCTGCACGCCCAGGTGGAGGAGGCGGAGGCGCGGGCGGGCGGCCTGTCGGCCGACGAGGCCCTGATCGCCCGCGAGGAGGCCGAGTCGCGGCTCGCCGGCCTCGCCGTGGCCGCGGAGGACGAGGACGAGCTGGCGGAACAGGCGCGGGCCGTGCGCGCCGAGCTGGACGAGGTCAGAGACCGGGCGCGCGACGTCGAGCTCGAGATCGCGGGCCACCGCACGCGCCGCGCCGCGCTCCAGGCCGAGCTGGACCGTCTCGCGCTCGGCCTCGACACCGCCCGCGGCGAGGACGCCAGTGTGGCGGCGCGGCGCGAGCGCCTCGCCGAGGAGGCCCGGCTGCTCGGCCTCGCCATCGACGCCGCCACCCGCCTGGGCGAGACGGCCGCCGCCCACCAGGAACAACGCGCCGCGGCACGCCGGGACCTCCCGGAGACCCTCCGCCTCCTCGACGCCGCCGAAGCCTCGTCCGGCGCAGCCAGAACGGACGGCACGAATCCAGGCGCCGTTGACTCAGACGGCGCCGACGGCGGCGGAGCTCGGTCAGGCGTCACGATTCCAGGCGTGGACGCCGGCGGCGCGGAGTCCGGTGGGGCGGATGTCAGCGAGGAGGTGGCGGCGGGGCTGGTGCGGCGGGGCGAAGGGGTGCTGGCCGCGTTGCGTGCAGCGGCGGGCGAAGAAGCCGCTCTGGCCGAGGCCGCGGCGCGTCTGGACGCCGAGTTGGCCGAGCTGAACGACGCCCTCGCCCGCGTCGGTCTCGAACTCGCCGCGGAGCAGGCCAAGGAGGAAGGCCTCACCACCGAGTCCGAGCGGCTGACCACGCGTCTGGACGCCGCCAGGGGACAGGACGCCACCCTGTCCGCCCGCCTGGAGCGCCTCGCCGACGAGGCGGAGCTGCTGCGGGACGCCGCCGAGGTCGGCCGGCACGCCCGCGCGGCCGCCACCGAACGCGACGCCGCCGCGGCCAGGGCCGAGAGCGCGGCGGTGGAGGCCGGGTTCGCGGGGGTCGAGGACGCCCGCGCGGCCATGCGCACGACGTCGGCCCGCCAGGCGATGGCCGAGCGGCTGCGCGCGCTGGACGCCGAGCACGCCGCCGTCACCAAGCTGCTCGCCGATCCCGAGCTCGCCGCCGCCGCGGCGGCCCCGCCCCCGGACGTCCCCGCGCTGACCGAGGCGTTCGAACAGGTCGAGCGCGAGCACGCCGAGCGTTCCTCGGCCCGCGACCAGGCCGCCGCCCGCCGTGACCGTCTCGCCGAGCTGTCCACGTCGCTGGACGCCACGATGGCGCGGTGGCGTCCCGCCGAGGAGCGCCACCGCCTGGCCAAGAGCCTCGCCGAGCTGGCCGTGGGCACCTCGCCGGACAACGTGCCGCACATGCGCCTGTCGTCCTACGTGCTGGGAGAGCGGCTGCGCCAGGTCGTGGACGCGGCCAACGCCCGGCTCGACCACATGTCCGGCGGCCGGTACGTCCTGCTCTACGACCCGCGCAAGTCCGCGGGCGACCGCAGGCGGGCCGGCGGCGGCCTCGGCCTGCGGGTCCTGGACGGCTGGACGGGCGTCGACCGCGATCCGGCCACCCTGTCGGGCGGCGAGGCGTTCATGACATCCCTGGCGCTGGCCCTGGCGCTCGCCGACGTCGTCAGCGCCGAGGCGGGCGGCGTCGAGCTCGGCACGCTGTTCATCGACGAGGGCTTCGGCACCCTCGACGAGGACACGCTCGACGGCGTCCTCGACATCCTGGACGAGCTGCGGGACGGGGGCAGGGCCGTGGGCATCGTCAGCCACGTCGGCGAGCTGCGGGCCCGGGTGCCCGCGCAGCTCAAGGTGATCAAGAACCGGTTCGGCTCCCGTCTTGCCATGGCGGTTCCCGGATAG
- a CDS encoding fibronectin type III domain-containing protein: MKIALPRGDRRTAMIAAIVVGALGITAAVAGVGVSSAGPRLADVGAWLQSSARGSVVHANGLSGQVDGRIDHVARPGRDLDVVQHGATVLLVDRAAGTVSRIDPGRLTVARTREFPVARLQIVVAGDAAYAVDPEGTVQRVDPVTLAAVGAPVALPGPLGRAAADGGGTLWVPVPATGHVVPIRDGVKGAAVPVGAPGDPLSLTVAGGVPVVVDARAARAVSIGADGTRTRFTLPDAVTATGRSGVLSPATVEGSTVPVLVPGPDGLLLLLDSASGQIAQTKLSQAAADPAALGVPQALGARAYIPDTGAGRLIVWDSAANGFAEPIQVTTREGDLEVSVRDGLLWANDGAGDGAVVVDPEGRERRVRKDDPDVPGPARTSRPEPAPGTASAGDGGAPTSSEPTGSPPPRPEPGPHSTRTRGAAPPEASPTPTRDREPPPDQPGAPGSVSVRSGPGRIDVAFAPSASGDVRRYTLEVSPAGGEVTPAAVAGDGPFRFTVAGGDCAKEYTVVVVARWKGGEVRSEPSGAARPCVAPAAPANFQAEPKNHGADLSWSAPENAGGADVTYALSGAASKDGIAGTSVSVEGLKNAHKHTFTLKARNAAGDGQATASATADLAYPRHAYRNAGKTDALVRPGPGKDGEIGRIPKGRHRPLTVICQIKGPSVTDAESGETSDVWNRIEWNGGVGYLSDTLMKTPRGAFPAAPLFQCDD, from the coding sequence GTGAAGATCGCACTGCCGCGGGGAGACCGGCGCACGGCGATGATCGCGGCGATCGTCGTCGGCGCGCTCGGGATCACCGCCGCGGTCGCCGGGGTGGGCGTGTCCAGCGCCGGCCCGAGGCTGGCCGACGTCGGCGCCTGGCTGCAGAGCTCGGCACGCGGCTCCGTCGTGCACGCCAACGGCCTGTCCGGCCAGGTGGACGGCCGTATCGACCACGTCGCCAGGCCCGGCCGCGACCTTGACGTCGTCCAGCACGGCGCCACCGTCCTGCTGGTCGACCGGGCGGCCGGAACGGTCAGCCGCATCGACCCGGGCCGGCTCACGGTGGCCAGGACCCGCGAGTTCCCGGTGGCGCGCCTGCAGATCGTCGTCGCCGGAGACGCCGCGTACGCCGTCGATCCCGAGGGAACGGTCCAGCGTGTCGACCCGGTCACGCTCGCCGCCGTCGGCGCGCCCGTCGCCCTCCCTGGCCCGCTCGGCCGCGCCGCCGCCGACGGGGGAGGGACGCTGTGGGTGCCGGTGCCCGCGACCGGCCACGTGGTGCCGATCCGCGACGGCGTCAAGGGCGCGGCGGTCCCGGTCGGCGCGCCCGGCGACCCCTTGTCGCTCACCGTCGCCGGTGGCGTGCCGGTGGTCGTCGACGCCCGCGCGGCACGCGCCGTCAGCATCGGCGCCGACGGCACCCGTACCCGCTTCACCCTCCCCGACGCCGTCACGGCCACCGGGCGCAGCGGTGTGCTGTCCCCGGCGACCGTCGAGGGTTCGACCGTGCCCGTCCTTGTGCCGGGGCCGGACGGGTTGCTGCTGCTCCTCGACTCCGCCTCGGGGCAGATCGCCCAGACCAAGCTGTCGCAGGCCGCCGCCGACCCCGCGGCGCTCGGCGTGCCCCAGGCGCTCGGCGCCCGTGCGTACATCCCCGACACCGGCGCCGGGCGGCTGATCGTCTGGGACTCGGCGGCGAACGGCTTCGCCGAACCGATCCAGGTCACCACGCGCGAGGGCGACCTGGAGGTGTCCGTCCGCGACGGCCTGCTCTGGGCGAACGACGGCGCGGGCGACGGGGCCGTCGTGGTCGATCCCGAGGGCCGGGAGCGCCGTGTGCGGAAGGACGACCCCGACGTTCCCGGCCCGGCACGCACGTCGCGGCCCGAGCCGGCGCCTGGCACCGCGTCCGCCGGCGACGGCGGCGCGCCCACGTCGTCCGAGCCGACCGGCTCCCCGCCGCCCCGCCCCGAGCCCGGTCCGCACTCCACCCGGACCCGCGGCGCGGCGCCTCCGGAGGCGTCACCGACCCCGACACGCGACCGCGAGCCCCCGCCGGACCAACCCGGGGCCCCGGGGTCGGTGAGCGTGCGGTCCGGGCCCGGCAGGATCGACGTGGCGTTCGCTCCGTCCGCGAGCGGCGACGTGCGGCGGTACACGCTGGAGGTGTCTCCGGCGGGTGGCGAGGTCACCCCGGCGGCGGTGGCGGGGGACGGGCCGTTCCGCTTCACGGTGGCCGGAGGCGACTGCGCCAAGGAGTACACGGTGGTCGTCGTCGCGCGGTGGAAGGGCGGCGAGGTGCGGTCCGAGCCGAGCGGAGCGGCACGGCCCTGCGTCGCGCCCGCCGCTCCCGCGAACTTCCAGGCCGAGCCCAAGAACCACGGGGCCGACCTTTCGTGGTCGGCACCCGAGAACGCCGGCGGTGCGGACGTGACGTACGCGCTGTCGGGCGCGGCGTCCAAGGACGGGATCGCGGGCACCTCGGTGAGCGTCGAGGGCCTGAAGAACGCGCACAAGCACACATTCACCCTCAAGGCGCGCAACGCGGCGGGGGACGGGCAGGCCACGGCCTCGGCCACGGCGGACCTGGCCTACCCGCGCCACGCCTACCGGAACGCCGGCAAGACCGATGCTCTCGTGCGGCCGGGCCCCGGCAAGGACGGCGAGATCGGCCGCATTCCCAAGGGCCGCCACCGGCCCCTCACGGTGATCTGCCAGATAAAGGGCCCCTCCGTCACGGATGCCGAATCGGGGGAGACCAGCGACGTCTGGAACCGCATCGAATGGAACGGCGGTGTGGGGTACCTCAGCGACACGCTGATGAAGACCCCGCGCGGCGCGTTCCCGGCCGCGCCCCTGTTCCAATGCGACGACTGA
- a CDS encoding AAA family ATPase, protein MAALAGEFRQRFEALAGNVEQVIRGKRETVELALICLFCEGHVLIEDVPGTGKTTLARSLAASIQAELRRVQFTPDLLPSDITGVSIYDQAGHRFQFHQGPVFANLVLADEINRASPKTQAALLEVMEERRVTVDGESHEVPRPFMVLATQNPVDMDGTYALPEAQLDRFLMRVAVGYPDHASEVEVLKGMPSGPRIDRLPLIARAADIAGMIDFAARIHVADSIYDYVVAVVGATRRSPEVRLGASPRASLALVRASKVRAAAAGRHFVIPEDVKALAVPVLAHRLLLTAEAELRDRTATAVVTEILSRTPGPHPLTGP, encoded by the coding sequence ATGGCGGCGCTGGCGGGGGAGTTCCGGCAGCGGTTCGAGGCGCTCGCGGGCAACGTGGAGCAGGTCATCCGCGGGAAACGGGAGACGGTCGAGCTTGCGCTGATCTGCCTGTTCTGCGAGGGGCACGTGCTCATCGAGGACGTGCCGGGGACGGGCAAGACCACGCTGGCCCGGAGCCTCGCGGCCAGCATCCAGGCGGAACTGCGCCGGGTGCAGTTCACCCCGGACCTACTGCCGTCCGACATCACCGGAGTGTCCATCTACGACCAGGCCGGCCATCGCTTCCAGTTCCACCAGGGCCCGGTGTTCGCCAACCTCGTCCTCGCCGACGAGATCAACCGCGCGTCCCCGAAGACGCAGGCGGCGCTGCTGGAGGTCATGGAGGAGCGGCGGGTCACGGTCGATGGCGAGTCCCATGAGGTGCCGCGCCCGTTCATGGTGCTCGCCACCCAGAACCCCGTCGACATGGACGGCACCTATGCCCTGCCCGAGGCGCAGCTCGACCGGTTCCTCATGCGCGTGGCGGTCGGGTATCCCGATCACGCCTCGGAGGTCGAGGTGCTCAAGGGCATGCCCAGCGGCCCGCGGATCGACCGCCTGCCCCTGATCGCGCGGGCCGCCGACATCGCCGGGATGATCGACTTCGCCGCGCGCATCCATGTCGCCGACTCCATCTACGACTATGTCGTCGCCGTGGTCGGGGCGACGCGGCGTTCGCCGGAGGTCCGGCTCGGAGCCAGTCCCCGCGCCAGCCTCGCGCTGGTACGCGCGAGCAAGGTCAGGGCGGCGGCGGCCGGACGGCACTTCGTCATCCCCGAGGACGTCAAGGCCCTGGCGGTCCCCGTCCTGGCGCACCGCCTCCTCCTCACCGCCGAGGCCGAACTCCGCGACCGCACCGCGACGGCCGTCGTCACCGAGATCCTGTCCCGCACGCCCGGCCCCCACCCGCTCACGGGACCCTGA